A stretch of DNA from Desulfosarcina ovata subsp. ovata:
CAGGTTGCGGCGCACGACCTTGAGTTCTTTGTTGATCTTGAGCTTCTCTTCCTGAAACCGGGCGATTTCCTGCTCCTGTTCCTCGCTCAGAATGGCCCGCTGGGAGGCATCTTTCTGCTGCTCCAGCATGTGCAGTTTCTCGTTGGTCGCCTCCACCTGGCGTTCCAGGGCCTGCTCCTGATCCAGCCAGCGGTCCTGGGCCTTGCGTTCCAAAGCCTGAACCCTCGTAAAGGGCCGCTCGAACGTCCCCCGCGAACGGATACCGATCAGGGCGGGATTCCCGGTAAGCATCTCGCAGCTGTTGAGCATAAAGTTCAGGTTGTCGTTGAAGACGTTGGAAATGTTGAACCCCAGAAAATTCTGCTGGCTCAGGTAATAGCCGTCATAAAGCAGGTCGCTGTCGGCCACCACCACGACCACCGATGGGGATTTGCCGGTCTTCAGCACCGGTGCCCCGGGGTCGGTTTGGGGCGTTTCCTCAGCGGTTCCTTCCGGCGGGCCCGGCCGTCCGTCCGGAAAGGCCGTCTTGAAGGTACCGCTGATCCGCACCGCCAGGTTGCGCGCCGTTCCCGAGGGTTTGAATTGCCGCCGCAGGGCGGACACATCCTGGTTGTGGGAAAACGCGTCGACCAGCTCATTGTTGGGGCTGGAGTGGATCAGCGGTTCGATGGTGCAGGGCCCGTCCGGCAAGATGTCGATGGCGCCGCCCACCGGCAGGAGCATCGACTCCAGATTGGCGGTAATCAGATCGTCGCCATTGAATCCATCAGCCTGCACGGACAGCCACATGGGGTTGTTTTCCACCTGGTTTTCGCGGTTGCGCAGGCGTGTGGCAAAGGTGTAGTCGGCAACCGCCTTGCCGGTGGGCATGCTGATGCCCCAGGCCTTGAACAATTTATCGGGGATGGAGCCCTCCGGCCCCATGCGCGGGTCATCCATCAGGGAAAGCGGATCGGCGAAGACGATGGCATTGCCGCCGCCCAAAATGTACTGATCCACGGCAAAGGCCAGTTTATCTGACATGGTCTTGGGATGAAAGAGGATCAGCAGTTTGGCCGCCGGATCAATGGTGTCGGCAGCGGCCTGCACCTGGATCAGGTCATAGGTCTTCTTCAGTTCCTGGATGAAAAACCAGGGCGCCTGCCCCTGCCGGGGACCGCCCATCATCATGTTCGGTGCACTGCCGAAAACCGGCAGGCCGCTGAATACGGCGATCTTCATGCGCTCGGCGGTCTGCACGCGGGCGATCAGGCGGGTCAGGTCGTACTCCAGCCGCGTCTCCTGGGTGGGATCGATGAAGGGCATGGCCGCTTCCTGGTCTGCCGAAAGGGCCACCAGTCCCAGGTAAACCGGGTCACCGGAGGGCAGGCTGACGCCTTTCATCCCGTATTTTATCGCCCACTCCTCCTCTTCGGAATCGGGTTTGGGGTCATAGATTTCAACCTTGATGCGTCCCTTGCCGTAGTGCTCGTATTCCGAGAGAAAATCAATCACCCGCTGGGCAAACGTTTTGATGTGGGAAGGAACGGTGGGCACGTGTTTGCTGTAGAAGACCTTGATCACCACATCCTGGTCCATGTCGGCAAGGATGGTCCGGGTGCCGTCGGAAAGGGAGTAGAGGTTGTCTTCCGTGGCATCCCAGCGCAAGGTGGTCCGGGCCAGGAGAGTGTTCACCAGCACCACGATGAGCAGTACCAGCACGGCACTGCCAGCCGAGAATGCGGTTTTGCGAATTCGTTTTTTTCCATCACTCATGGATCGAGGCCTCCTTTATGCCGATTCCCGGTTTTGCAGGATAACGCCGTTGACAAAGATCATGAAGACCATCACCGACAGGTAGTAGACCAGATCTCTCACATCCAGGACCCCCCGGGCAATGGAAGAGAAATGGGAGAGCACACTGGTGGCGGAAACCAGATCGACCAGCCACAGCGGGGCCCACCCGGAAAGCATCGCGGTCACCGGGGCAAACCCGGCCAGGATGAGAAACAGACAGGCCACCACGGCCAGGATGAAACTGACCACCTGACTGCGGGTCAGCGCCGACGTCATGCTGCCGACACTTAAAAACGTGCCGGCCATGAGAAAAGATCCCACATAGCCACAAAAAATCACCCCCAGATCCGGATTGCCCAGATAACAGACAGTCAGCACCAGGGGAAAAGTCAGCGCCAGGGCAATGCCGATAAAAATCCAGGCCGCCAGAAATTTTCCCAGGATCACTTCCGTAACGGTCACCGGCAGGGTGAGGAGCAGTTCGATGGTGCCCAGGCGCCGCTCCTCAGCCCACAGGCGCATGGCCACGGCCGGGACCAAAAACATGAACAGCCAGGGATGCCACTGAAAAAATCCCTTGAGATCCGCCTGCCCGGCTTCAAAAAAGTTACTGATGTAAAACGTGAAAAAACCGGTCAGCATCAGAAAGATAACGATAAAAACATAGGCCACCGGTGATCCGAAATATCCGCCCAGTTCGCGTTTTACGATCGTGCAGATGTGGTTAATCAAATTGCCGTTTGGTTGCATGGGCCACTCCATCGGTTAACAGCGGTTACCGGCCGGTGAGATGTTCACGGTTGCCCTGAAGCAGGGTCGCGCCAATGAACCTCCGATGACCGGGTAGAAATACGGAACGAAGGCGAACCCTGCGCCTTTATCCGGTGGTGATATCGCGAAACACGTCATCCAGACGCCCCTGTTCGACGAATATCGACGCAATTCGCAGGCCATCATCATCGCCGACGGCGGTAATGATCCGGTCGGCAATCGGCACGTCCGGATCGTCGGGAAAAATGCGCAGGGTGCAACGATCACCGTCGTGCGCCACCGCCGACACCGACGCCACACCGGCCATTTCCTCAAGACGCGCCTTGGCGGCATCGATCGCATCGCCGGTCAGCGTCAGTGCCACCGACCCATGAAAGGCCGACCGGCGCCGCAATCCGTCGGGCGTGTCGTCGGCCACCACCTTGCCACCGGCGATGATGATGGCCCGGTTGCATACCGTATCCACTTCGTCGAGAATATGGGTGGAGAAAATGATCACCTTGGAGGCACTCATTTCACGGATCATCAGGCGGACTTCATGTTTCTGGTTGGGATCGAGTCCGTCGGTGGGCTCATCAAGGATGAGGTATTCGGGATCATGCAGGATGCTCTGGGCAAAGCAGACGCGCTGCTTGTACCCTTTGGACAGGGTGCTCACCGACTGCTGACGGACCCCGCCCAAAAAACAGCGTTCGATGGTCTCGCCCACCCGCTGGCGCTTGTCGGCACCGGAAAACCCCCGGATCGCGGCACAAAAATCCAGGTACCGGCTGACCGTCATGTCCGGGTAGACCGGTGCATTTTCAGGCAGGTAGCCGATCTTACGGCGGGCAGCGATGGAGTCGGTCTGAATGTCGCTGCCACCGATGATCACCGTTCCGGCGGTGGGAGGAAAAAATCCGGTGATCATGCGCATCGTAGTGGACTTTCCAGCCCCGTTGGGGCCGAGAAATCCGAGAATTTCTCCCTTATCGGCGCTAAAGGAGATATCGTCCACCGCCAGGTGATGGCCGAACTGTTTGGTCAGATTTTTCACTTCAATCATGGATATGCGAACTCCTTGGCCTATTGATGATCGTGAACAGATGCCTGCAGAAACAAATGGCAACACACCATCGCCTCGCTGATGGCGACTGCCCCACAGGCTGCCGGCACCGAGCAACATGGTGTCCAACCGTTTGTTTTGAAAAATCGGATACATGTTTGCAGCCCCCCACGACGGGCAATCTCCACCCGTCCGACAGATGACGGCTTGCAAAAACTGGTGAAAAATAATATTTCACCCCGATATGTCAAGTCTGTTGGTCTCTCCGGTCGACCATACCCGGCAATCCCTCGCTGATGACGCTGTTGAGGTGGCCGACCGTTGTCGGAGAGGAGGCAGAGCAGCGGCTATCAGTATTCAAGATAATGTTTTTGGCAAGGCCTTAAGGGAGGAAACTGTATCCAGCATACCGCAACGACCGATAACGCAGCCCAAAAACATTATCTTGAATGCTATAAAACGGCGGCGCGTCGATGTTTGCACAAGTTGCTGCAAGCTCGTTCAACGGCCTGTTTTCAAGGATTTTTTCTTGACAAAAGGACCGACTGCCGATACTAAGTCGCAAGCTTCACCTCCCGTGTTTTTTCACCCATGGACGGGATCGCATCCCGTTTGAAATTGATAAGCATGAAAGCATCGGTAACGAATCCGGCGTGTTCGCGAAAGAACCGCCTGGGCCATCGATTGATGCGGAAACTGGTGCAGGGGTATTAAGTTTAATCGGTGATGGTTTCGCTACGAGGCCATCACACAGCGGTTGACGGAGATTCCATGAGTACCTTAGACGAGAAGGCCACAGAGGTGATGGATGATGATTCGGCGCATGCCAAGGGCGCAAACGAGTCCGGGGCCAGCGGATATATCATCCTGTTCTTCATCATCGGTTTCGCAGCCAGCATGGTGTTGGGGTGGGTCGCTTTCCCCAAACTCCTCTACTCCCAAAAACAGCAGCCGTTCAGCTTCAACCACGCCATGCACGTTGCCGAAGTGAATAATGGCTGTGAGAGTTGTCATTTCTTCAGGGACGACGGCAGCTTTTCAGGGATTCCCAAACTGGCCCAGTGTACTGGTTGCCATGATGAGACCATGGGCGAGAGTGAAGCGGAAGCAACCTTCGTTGAGCAATATGTTTGGGAGGAACGCGAAGTGCCCTGGTATTCCTATTCCCGCCAGCCTGACTGTGTTTTCTTTTCCCATGCCGCCCATGTGGTCGGCGCCAAAATGGATTGTGTCACCTGCCACGGCCACATCGGCGAATCGGAAAGCTCCCGCCCCTACGAATACAACCGCATCACCGGCTACAGCCGTGACATCTGGGGCAAAAACATCGCCGGTCTCAAGAAAAACAGCTGGGATCGCATGAAGATGGACGATTGTGCTCAATGCCACAAGGAGGCCGGTATTGTTCACACCTCCAGCGTTCAGACTAAGCGCGATGCCTGTTTTGTCTGCCATAAGTAAGCGCGCTCGGACACGCACAGGCACGATCCGGTTAACGATTGCAGCGTCTGCTTTGGATATAAGGTGAGGGAAAAATTCATGAAAGTTGACAGAAGAAGTTTCTTATCGTTCGTCATCGGCGGCGCAGCGGGTACGGCCCTGTCGCCATTGCCGTGGAAACTGATGGATGACTCTTCCATCTGGTCGCAGATGTGGCCCTGGACACCGGTGCCACCAGACGGTGAGGTGGTTTACGAGGATTCCACCTGCTCCCTGTGCCCGGGCGGATGCGGCATTACCGTGCGAAAGATCGACAACCGCGCCGTGAAAATCGAAGGCAAGCCAGGCCATCCCGTCAATGACGGCGGGATTTGTATCCTGGGACTCTCCGGGCTCCAAATGCTTTACGGACCGACCCGCATCAAAGCCCCCATGAAACGGATGGGCGAACGGGGCGCGGGAAAGTGGCAGAAGATCTCATGGGACGAGGCCCTGGGAATGCTGACCGAAAAGCTCACCGCCATTCGCGAACGCGAGGAGGCCCATACCGTGGCCGCCATCGCCGGATCGGATCAGGGCACGGTTCCCGCGCTCCTGGCACGTTTCATGGCCGCCTTTGGATCGCCCAATTTCATCCGCACCCCCTCTTATCAGGATACGGACGAGCTGGCCGTGGGCACCCTTTTCGGTGAGGCCGGACGGACCGGTTTCGACCTGGAAAACGCCGATTACATTCTTAGCTTCGGCAGCGGCATCGCCGACGGCTGGGGCTCCCCCGTGCGCATGATCAAGGCCTGCAGCCTCTGGAAAGAAAAACGCGTCCCCGTGGTTCAGGTGGATCCGCGCCTCTCCAACAGTGCCGCCAAAGCCACCCGCTGGGTGCCGATCACCCCGGGCACCGAGGCCGATCTGGCCCTGGGCATCGCCGCCGTGATGATCGCCAAGAACCTGGTCGGCAGCGGCGCGGTTTCCGGACTGGGCGGCATAAAAAACACGCTCTTGACCGACTACGCACCGGAGAAGGTCTCCCTGTCCACCGGTGTCAGCGTCGAAGCCATCGTCGAGATCGCCAAAGACTTCGCCCGCGCCAACCGGCCCCTGGCCCTTTGCGGACGGGGCAAGGCCCAGAGTCCGGAAAGCCTGCGGGAAACCGCAGCCGTTTACCTGCTCAACGGTCTGACCGGTAACGTCAACCAGGAAGGCGGGATGTGGGCCATTGCCCCGGCCGACTATATCCAGTGGCCCGAGGTGGCCCGCGACAAAGCGGCCTCCGCCGGATTGCGCCAACCCCGTTTCGACGGTGCCGGCAGTGGTCAATACGCCAATGCGCGCCATCTGCTCCAGCGTCTGCCCGACGGGCTCAACGGCAACGGGCCCTATCCGATCCAGGTGTTGATGGTCGCCGATGCCAACCCCTGCCACAGCCTGCACGATGCCGCCGCATTCAAGGCGGCCCTGGATAAAATTCCCTTTATCGTCAGCTTTTCGTCGTTCAACGACGAAACCGCGGCCATGGCCGACCTGCTGCTGCCCGATCATGTCTACCTGGAACGCTACGCCGACGTTCCCGTGGCCGCCGGCCTGCCCAGCCAGACCATCGGGTTGAGCAAACCGGTGGTTTCGCCCCAGTTCAACACCCGGCACCTGGGCGAAACCCTGATCAATCTGGCTCAGGCCGTCGGCGGCAGCGTGGCCGAATCCTTCCCGTGGAAAAACTACGAAACCTGCCTGCAGGAAACCCTGGCCGACAAATGGGATGTCCTCATGCAAAAAGGCGTCTGGGTCGACGATGACTTCGCCACTGCGGGCAGTTCGTTACAAATGGCCGCCCTGGATACGCCGGCCGTCGAGATCGAAGGCGATGCGGGAACCTTTCCACTGTTGCTGATGCCTTACGACTCCATACGAATTTCCAGCGGATACATCGGGGATACCCCCTTCATGATTAAAACGGTGGCTGACACCGTGATTAAAGGCAAAGACGGTTTCGTTGAGATCAACCCCCAGACCGCCGGTGAAATGGGTTTGAGTGAAGGCGACCTGGCCACGCTGACCACCCCCCGCGGGGAGGCGCCGGTGCGCGTCCACCTCTTCGAGGGAATCAAACCCGGCGTGATCGCCATGGCCAAGGGGCTGGGGCACACCGCCTACGACGGCTTCCTGGCAGACAAGGGGATCAACGTCAACGAACTCATCGGCCCTGTTGAGGATCCGTCATCCGGCCTCGATGCCGCCTGGGGAATCCGGGCCAAGCTGGCCAAAGCCTAACCAACCTGACGTGAGGTTCTGATGAAACACGAGCAGAAACACAATCCGCCCATGAAGTACGGAATGGCCATTGATCTGGACAAGTGCACCGGCTGCGGCGCCTGCATGGTGGCCTGCATGTCGGAAAACAATGTGCCGTTCAAAAAAGATGAGTCCAACAAGCTGGACAGCATCACCTGGATCCGCGTTTATAAATTGACCAACGGCAAATCCTTCCCGGATACGGAGATCTGCTATCTGCCGCGGCCCTGCCAGCATTG
This window harbors:
- the qrcB gene encoding menaquinone reductase molybdopterin-binding-like subunit QrcB, which gives rise to MKVDRRSFLSFVIGGAAGTALSPLPWKLMDDSSIWSQMWPWTPVPPDGEVVYEDSTCSLCPGGCGITVRKIDNRAVKIEGKPGHPVNDGGICILGLSGLQMLYGPTRIKAPMKRMGERGAGKWQKISWDEALGMLTEKLTAIREREEAHTVAAIAGSDQGTVPALLARFMAAFGSPNFIRTPSYQDTDELAVGTLFGEAGRTGFDLENADYILSFGSGIADGWGSPVRMIKACSLWKEKRVPVVQVDPRLSNSAAKATRWVPITPGTEADLALGIAAVMIAKNLVGSGAVSGLGGIKNTLLTDYAPEKVSLSTGVSVEAIVEIAKDFARANRPLALCGRGKAQSPESLRETAAVYLLNGLTGNVNQEGGMWAIAPADYIQWPEVARDKAASAGLRQPRFDGAGSGQYANARHLLQRLPDGLNGNGPYPIQVLMVADANPCHSLHDAAAFKAALDKIPFIVSFSSFNDETAAMADLLLPDHVYLERYADVPVAAGLPSQTIGLSKPVVSPQFNTRHLGETLINLAQAVGGSVAESFPWKNYETCLQETLADKWDVLMQKGVWVDDDFATAGSSLQMAALDTPAVEIEGDAGTFPLLLMPYDSIRISSGYIGDTPFMIKTVADTVIKGKDGFVEINPQTAGEMGLSEGDLATLTTPRGEAPVRVHLFEGIKPGVIAMAKGLGHTAYDGFLADKGINVNELIGPVEDPSSGLDAAWGIRAKLAKA
- the qrcA gene encoding menaquinone reductase multiheme cytochrome c subunit QrcA codes for the protein MSTLDEKATEVMDDDSAHAKGANESGASGYIILFFIIGFAASMVLGWVAFPKLLYSQKQQPFSFNHAMHVAEVNNGCESCHFFRDDGSFSGIPKLAQCTGCHDETMGESEAEATFVEQYVWEEREVPWYSYSRQPDCVFFSHAAHVVGAKMDCVTCHGHIGESESSRPYEYNRITGYSRDIWGKNIAGLKKNSWDRMKMDDCAQCHKEAGIVHTSSVQTKRDACFVCHK
- a CDS encoding Gldg family protein yields the protein MSDGKKRIRKTAFSAGSAVLVLLIVVLVNTLLARTTLRWDATEDNLYSLSDGTRTILADMDQDVVIKVFYSKHVPTVPSHIKTFAQRVIDFLSEYEHYGKGRIKVEIYDPKPDSEEEEWAIKYGMKGVSLPSGDPVYLGLVALSADQEAAMPFIDPTQETRLEYDLTRLIARVQTAERMKIAVFSGLPVFGSAPNMMMGGPRQGQAPWFFIQELKKTYDLIQVQAAADTIDPAAKLLILFHPKTMSDKLAFAVDQYILGGGNAIVFADPLSLMDDPRMGPEGSIPDKLFKAWGISMPTGKAVADYTFATRLRNRENQVENNPMWLSVQADGFNGDDLITANLESMLLPVGGAIDILPDGPCTIEPLIHSSPNNELVDAFSHNQDVSALRRQFKPSGTARNLAVRISGTFKTAFPDGRPGPPEGTAEETPQTDPGAPVLKTGKSPSVVVVVADSDLLYDGYYLSQQNFLGFNISNVFNDNLNFMLNSCEMLTGNPALIGIRSRGTFERPFTRVQALERKAQDRWLDQEQALERQVEATNEKLHMLEQQKDASQRAILSEEQEQEIARFQEEKLKINKELKVVRRNLRAEIEQLGTMVKFINIFLVPILIAMGGIIFAITRKRKA
- a CDS encoding ABC transporter permease → MQPNGNLINHICTIVKRELGGYFGSPVAYVFIVIFLMLTGFFTFYISNFFEAGQADLKGFFQWHPWLFMFLVPAVAMRLWAEERRLGTIELLLTLPVTVTEVILGKFLAAWIFIGIALALTFPLVLTVCYLGNPDLGVIFCGYVGSFLMAGTFLSVGSMTSALTRSQVVSFILAVVACLFLILAGFAPVTAMLSGWAPLWLVDLVSATSVLSHFSSIARGVLDVRDLVYYLSVMVFMIFVNGVILQNRESA
- a CDS encoding ABC transporter ATP-binding protein, translating into MIEVKNLTKQFGHHLAVDDISFSADKGEILGFLGPNGAGKSTTMRMITGFFPPTAGTVIIGGSDIQTDSIAARRKIGYLPENAPVYPDMTVSRYLDFCAAIRGFSGADKRQRVGETIERCFLGGVRQQSVSTLSKGYKQRVCFAQSILHDPEYLILDEPTDGLDPNQKHEVRLMIREMSASKVIIFSTHILDEVDTVCNRAIIIAGGKVVADDTPDGLRRRSAFHGSVALTLTGDAIDAAKARLEEMAGVASVSAVAHDGDRCTLRIFPDDPDVPIADRIITAVGDDDGLRIASIFVEQGRLDDVFRDITTG